The genomic interval GTGGGACTGAATCTGGACGAAATGCAGGATTACTTACCAAAAGAATTGACACTTTGGATTGATCCAAATGAGGTATCATACAGGATAGGTGAGAAAGGACAGGTAAAGATTTTGTACAGTGATAAAACATTCGAGGAGAATAACGAGAACGAAGACCGTGAAGTGCAGGCCACTAATCGCGGATTCAATCCCGAGGCTCAAGCATTTAATCCAGACGCTGAGTCGTTTGAGCCAATTGATAGACTTTCCGCATCCCTTGGGACTCTTAATCTGTCTCAACACTCGGGTGGATTGTCACCTTCAGATATCTCACCTATATCGTCATCCTCGTGGGGTGGCAGCCAGTCAACATCTCCTTCCGGTGGCGCGCCATTTCCGTCGTTAAGTAGGGCAACTTCTCCACCACCTGTGGCATATACACCGAAGCGCCAAGGTGCCCAAATGTTCACCACGGCAACATTTGCACAAACAAAATTCGGATCTACAAAGCTGAAGTCGAATGCCAAGCGTCCAACTCGGCTTTCGCCAACAGAATTCGGGAACTTTTTCCGGCAAAAGGTCGTTCCAAATAACTTGCAGTATCCCGGATTAACGACCCCGCCTCGTTCTCGGTCTTTGTCACCACGTGACCCTAGAGTAGAATTTCTCATTGACCAGCAGCAACGTTTCTTACAGAATCAGCATCAGCAGCAACTTCAGCAACAGtttcaacagcaacaacaaatgTTGCATCAACAACAACTCAACTACCAActgcagcaacaacagcagcaacagcagTTTCAGCAGCAACAACAAAATCGTCTGGGCATTCCATCTGAGCACCATTACATGGGCAGTTCTACTCAGCATGTGTCTGGGTCGCTTCACGAAATGTTCTCTGGCCCCTCGCCACTCCAGTCCCCTGTTCAGTCTCAGATGTCCCCTAGCAGTCAGTCAGTGCTTCCATCCATCCAATCTCAGCTATTTCAAGGTATGAATGGTCAGCAGTCTCCCAGTCAGTCACCTATGAATGTAACAAGTCAGTCATCCGTGAATTCCCTCCAGATTTCGCCGGAAAATCAGAAAGCATTATTTGACGGGTTGGGTCTAAATAATGGACCTTACTCGTCATCGAGTCAATATCACCATCTCTTACTTGCCAGTTAATTAGACTAGATGGAACTTGAGACAGATCTCTATGGTATGTGTTGTCTTGGTTGTTTGTGGGAGCCTAAGAAAAGTTTGTTTTTCCATGAAACTTGCgtccaattttatttttgttagaaaaacattttcttggaCAATAACTGGTGGCTATGTACTCTTCGATACAATATTGTGGAATGCGTTATCCTGCTACGCCACCTGGTGGTGACGTTAATGATTGTAGACATTTTCTGTGGAATTTGTACATTTGTTAatcatacaatatatatttattatggaATTAGATCATTAGTGTAGATTCTCATATATCTAGGTTTTTATtgagttttttatatatatatttctgttacaattcatatcattttgttatttctttttaagtTGTTGCCTTTTGATTTATAAACTTGCTGGGTTAACAGCTCAGTACATGTAGACATTGTTAGAAGTTTTTCATTACATTATGTAGCTTTTATACTATTAACAGAAAcgttatttattgtatttaaatagatttaattgtaAATAATCTATGGAATTACTACTTTTGGTCagataaattataaaatacatttgcatttattatatcCTTGGACGGTTTCCAAAGAGATACTGGCTGGGTCATAATAATAGAAATTACTTGAGTTATATAGGTACTGCGCAATATCAGATGAATATAACAGAAACTGTATCTATATATAACAATTTGGCTGTGCACCttgatgagaaaaatgtgcaacaTTTAACATTCTGTACGTCTGTACAATAGTAAGATATCAAAATCGATCCAATATGGTCGATGTTATCACGACAGTGCACTGTCACTGgcacttaacctttagcctgctcaatttctaaaatggactggtctatcattcagtttgggcattaccacttattattcgaagaggtgttcactgaaattttactgactgaacagccaacaatgcagaccatgatcaatcacggatgtgcaggcttatcttggtctgcactggtcgtataggcagaattacttgccgctatcaggctaaaggttaactataCTTTCAGTTAGCGCACTTGACTTTTTTTTGCTATAGGGCAGAGAAATCA from Mercenaria mercenaria strain notata chromosome 2, MADL_Memer_1, whole genome shotgun sequence carries:
- the LOC123563742 gene encoding protein Tob1-like, which gives rise to MHVEVNVALNFVISYLYNKLPRRRVDLFGTELEKGLKKKFEGHWYPDQPVKGSGFRCVRVNGEKIDPVIIQAASSVGLNLDEMQDYLPKELTLWIDPNEVSYRIGEKGQVKILYSDKTFEENNENEDREVQATNRGFNPEAQAFNPDAESFEPIDRLSASLGTLNLSQHSGGLSPSDISPISSSSWGGSQSTSPSGGAPFPSLSRATSPPPVAYTPKRQGAQMFTTATFAQTKFGSTKLKSNAKRPTRLSPTEFGNFFRQKVVPNNLQYPGLTTPPRSRSLSPRDPRVEFLIDQQQRFLQNQHQQQLQQQFQQQQQMLHQQQLNYQLQQQQQQQQFQQQQQNRLGIPSEHHYMGSSTQHVSGSLHEMFSGPSPLQSPVQSQMSPSSQSVLPSIQSQLFQGMNGQQSPSQSPMNVTSQSSVNSLQISPENQKALFDGLGLNNGPYSSSSQYHHLLLAS